One window from the genome of Brachyspira sp. SAP_772 encodes:
- a CDS encoding cupin domain-containing protein: MYKDFNKIELKNLGNGLKRKILAYSDNLMTVYMEFDEGAIADTHSHDVHEQITYIIDGEFEFTINEEKYLCKAGDSMHFAKNISHGCKCIKKGKLLDTFTPKREDFLNN, from the coding sequence ATGTATAAAGACTTTAATAAAATAGAATTAAAAAATTTAGGAAATGGTCTTAAAAGAAAAATATTAGCTTACTCAGATAATCTTATGACTGTTTATATGGAATTTGATGAAGGAGCTATAGCTGACACTCATTCTCATGATGTACATGAACAAATTACTTATATTATAGACGGTGAGTTTGAGTTTACAATTAACGAAGAGAAATATTTATGTAAGGCTGGAGATAGTATGCATTTTGCTAAAAATATTTCTCATGGATGTAAATGTATTAAAAAAGGTAAACTTTTAGACACATTTACACCTAAAAGAGAAGATTTTTTGAATAACTAA